In Vibrio stylophorae, the genomic stretch TTACCGCTTGGCTTTTGTTGCCCCTCATTGGTTATATCACCTCTTTGTTCTGGTTCTTTGTGATTGATCTGATGAGTGGTCTGCTCAAACTATCAAAGCCGACACAGTCAAAATAGTGCGAAAGTCGCAAAAGTATCAGGTGAAATTGCTTATAAAAGAAGCCAGTTGGCTTCTTTTTTTGTTTGTAAGGATGCCTTGTTTGAATAGGGAAGGTTTGAATAGGGATGTTGACCATGGAAGATTTAAAACAATATCCGATCTCAATTGGTGAAGTGATTCGTGCGCGGCAAATGATTGCGACTCGTATGCCTGTCTCGCAATTGATCTATTACCCAATTTTGTCGCAAGTGCTTGGCTTTGATGTTTATGTGAAGCACGAAAATCAAAACGTAACGGGCAGCTTTAAAATTCGTGGTGGCTTGAATGTGATGGCACATATTCAAGCCAAAGGTATTGCCGGCGTAGTGACTTTTTCCACGGGCAATCATGGATTGTCTGTCGCTTATGCGGCGAAGCAATTTGGTTTACCTGCAATTGTGGTGGTTCCCGAAGGGGCAAATCCGGCGAAGATGCGTTTGATGCAAGCTGCGGGTGCAACAGTGCTCGCGCGCGGCAAAAACTTCGATGAGTCCGCTTTGGTGGTTGCAGATATTTGTACGGAGCGCGGCTATTACTACATCCACCCAGCAAATGAGCCGCATTTAATTAATGGGGTGGGCAGTGAATTTATCGAAGTGTTAGAGCAGCAACCCGATATCAATGCGGTCATTTTACCTTTGGGTGGCGGCAGTGAAGTTGCCGCGGCTTCCGTGGTATTTCAGGCATTGAAGCCGCAAGTTGAGATTTATGCGGTGCAAGCGAAAGCATCAAGCGCAGCTTATCAATCTTGGAAATCGCAGCAAATTTGCCAAAGTGATAATCAAACATTTGCTGGCGGATTTGCTACAGGGACGGCCTATGAGTTGACCTTTGGTCTTTATCGCCGTTCGCTCAGTGATTTTGTGTTGTTGCAGGAAAATGAAATTTTGCAGGGGATTGCTCTGGCGGGGCATTACACCCATCAATTGCTGGAAGGCGCTGGCGCTTCAACATTAATGGCGGCGATAAAATTACGGACGCGCCTGCGCGGCAAAAAGGTGATGCTGCAGTTTAGTGGTGCCAATGCCAGCAGTGATGAAATTCAACAAGCCTATGGATTGCCTGAGTTTAGCCAAGGCATTGCCCATTCGAATACATTTTCGCTGGTCTAAGTGGCGAAATATCACGCATAATAAAGCAAGTTTATTGCCTTGCTGCGCCGCGTTGAATATAGCGCAGTGAGGCTTTCATGGATTTTTTTATGCTTTCCCCGCAATTGGTCTCACCGCTTGCAAAAAGTGTGATAGAATCCGCCAGTTTTTCATCCGCGATAACAGGAAGGCCCATGAAAGTAATTGAAGGCGTGCTACCAGCACCACAAGCGAAAATTGCTATCGTTATCTCTCGTTTCAATAGCTTTATTAACGACAGTCTACTTTCAGGTGCTCTGGATGCACTGAAGCGTCAAGGTCAAGTCAGTGATGAGAACATCACCATTGTGCGTTGCCCTGGTGCTGTTGAGCTGCCATTGGTAGCGAAAAAAGTAGCAAAAATGGGTCAGTTTGATGCCATCGTTGCACTTGGTTCAGTGATCCGTGGTGGCACACCACATTTTGATTTCGTTGCGGGTGAGTGTAATAAAGGCCTTGCACAGGTTGCACTTGATTTTGAAGTGCCTGTGGCCTTTGGTGTTCTCACCACTGATACAATTGAACAAGCAATCGAGCGCGCTGGTACCAAGGCTGGTAATAAAGGGGCAGAGGCTGCACTTAGCGCGCTTGAAATGGTCAATGTCCTGTCCCAAATTAACGCCTAACCGGGGGTAAGAGTGAAACCAGCCGCACGTCGAAACGCACGTAAGTTTGCGTTGCAAGCGATCTATTCATGGCAAGTTTCTCAGCGCAATGTTGCTGAGATCGAAATGCAATTTCTAAATGGCGATGGCTTTGACGATGAGCTTTGTCAAGATGAGCCTAAATTGCGCCAACCAGAAACTGATGTAGATTACTTCCGTGATCTACTGACAGGGGTTGTCCTTGGTCACCAACAACTGGATAGCTTGATGCGTCCATATTTGTCACGTCCGCTACAGGACTTGGACCAAATGGAGCATGCACTGCTTCGTTTGTCTATGTATGAGCTATCACAGCGTCAAGACGTGCCTTATAAAGTGGTGATTAACGAGTCAATCGAGCTTGCTAAATCATTTGGTGCGGAAGATAGCCACAAGTTCGTCAATGGCGTACTTGATAAAGCAGCACCAGTGGTTCGTAAAAACAGCTAATCTGTTGTTTACGCCACGGCGCGAGTCAGCGATTTTGAAAAGACCAGCATGCTGGTCTTTTTTATTATTTGGCGCTACCTTCTAGCGTCGTTATGGGAATAAAACCAAGGGTGATACAGGGGAACTATGGCGGCTCGCGAGTTTGACATTATTCAGCGTTACTTTACTCAGCCTGCGCAAGCGATTGATGATCCTTCGGTGCTTTGCGCCATTGGTGATGACTGTGCCATGGTGCAAGTTCCTATTGGTGAAGCGCTTTTGGTGAGTACTGATACTTGTGTGGCAGGCACCCATTTTTTACCCGAGGCACCTGCGCGTTGGGTTGCCCATAAATTGTTGGCATCGAATATCAGTGACCTCTGTGCCATGGGGGCAAAACCACGTTGGATTTCGCTGGCGCTCACCTTGCCAGAAATTAACGAGACTTGGCTGGCTGAGTTTAGCCAAGGCTTTTTTGCGCTAGCGGCAAAGCACCAGTTAAGTTTGATTGGCGGTGATACCACCCAAGGCCCTTTGAGCGCAACTGTGACGATTCACGGTAGCGCTCCTGCTGATCGTGTTTTAAAGCGTAGCGGTGCCATCGAAGGCGATTTCATCTATGTCACGGGCACCTTAGGTGATGCGGCTGCAGGGCTTGCCAAGATCTTGCAGCAGCGTGATTTTGGCGCGCAAAATGCCTATTTTGTTGAGCAGCATTATCTATCATCGCCTGCACCGGATTTTGCCTGCGCGATTGCCCCCTATGCCCATAGTGGGGTGGATATTTCCGATGGTTTGTACGCAGATTTAGGGCATATTTGCCAGCAGAGCCAACTTGCGGCAGTGTTGCAATTGGATTTATTACCACTTTCAGCACCATTGATTGACGCCTATGGATTGGTGCAGGCGCAGCAACTAGCCATCAATAGTGGTGAGGAGTATGAGCTATGTTTTACCGCTGATGCTGCGCATCACGAAACCTTGATGCAGCTAGCTCAAACCCATGGCGTGCAATTGACCATGGTGGGGCAGATGAAAGCGCTTGCTCAGATGGAAGTACCGGGTCATCGCAGCGCAGCGCAGTGCATTCAGTTATATCAGCAAGGTCAGCCGCTGTTACTTGAAAACCAAAGTTTTGAGCATTTTTAATTGGTTTGTTTGAAAAGGATAAATGATGAGCAAATTAACGGCTGCAGAGAAAAAAGCGGCGATTGCGCGAATTCGTTTAAGCAACCCTTGGCATCTTTTGGCCATGGGATTTGGCTCTGGATTATCGCCGGTGATCCCCGGCACCATGGGAACCCTAGCGGCTATTCCCTTTTATCTATTATTGGTGCAACTCCCGTTATGGGCCTATTTAGCTGCCATTGTTGTTGCCGCGGTTGTGGGCATTGCGATTTGCGATCGCACGGCAAAAGATATGGGCGTGCATGATCATGGCGGTATTGTTTGGGATGAATTTGTGGGCTTTTGGATCACCATGATCTTTGTGCCAGCGCTAACGCCAGCATGGGTGATTTTAGGTTTTGTCCTCTTTCGCTTTTTTGACATGGTGAAGCCATGGCCCATTAGCTGGTTTGATCGCCGAGTACACGGCGGTTTTGGTATCATGATTGATGATGTGATCGCTGGTCTAATTGCCATGCTTGCCTTGTGGGGCTGTGGTCAGTGGCCATGGCTGGTGGCATTACTCGGGTAGTTGCATAGAATTGCGTTGAAGTAACAAAAAGCCACCGATAGGTGGCTTTTTGTTTATCTGGGCTTTTTGTTTATCTAAGTGATGGGGAGGTTCGCACCCGTTACTTCGCGAGGTAATCGCGAATTTGTCGCTCGATCCCCGCGCCATCAAGGCCAAGTTTTTGATAAATGCCCTCTTGACTGCCTTGCTCTACAAAGCGGTCGGGTAAGCCAAGTTGCAATACGGGCTTGAGCCATTGACGCTGCATCATTAGTTCAATGACACCACTCCCTGCACCGCCTGCAATGGCATTTTCTTCAACTGTCACCAACACATCATGTTGCTGCGCCATTTTTTCAACCATGCGCTCATCCAGCGGTTTTACAAAACGCATATCCACTACGGTGGCGTTTAGTGATTCCGCCGCTTTCATCACTTCGGCTAAGCGGGTGCCAAAGTTTAAGATGGCCACTTTTGCTGAAGATGTTTCATTTTCGGCATCAGCTTGGCGAACCAAACGGCTTTGACCGATTTCGATGGTCTCGGTGCTATTTGGCATTTGTGTTTGCGGAATATTCCCACGTGGATAGCGCACAGCCGCCGGACCTTGGTAGGCATAACCTGTGTTGAGCAGTTGGCGACACTCTTCGCCGCAGCTTGGCGTCATGATCACCAAATTCGGAATGCAGCGTAAGAAGCTTAAATCAAAAGCACCTTGGTGCGTTTGACCATCGGCACCCACAATTCCTCCGCGATCAATGGCAAAGAGTACGGGCAAATTCATGATGGCGACATCATGGATCACCTGATCATAGGCGCGCTGTAAAAAGGTGGAGTAGATCGCCACCACTGGGTGGGCGCCACCAATGGCCATGCCAGTTGCGAGTGTCACGGCATGTTGCTCGGCAATGGCCACATCAAAAAAGCGTTCTGGATATTGCTGCGAAAATTCAACCATGCCAGAGCCTTCACGCATGGCTGGGGTGATCGCCAGAAGCTTGTCATCACGCGCTGCGGTATCGCAAAGCCATTGACCAAACAGTTTGGAGTAACTTGGACTACTGGCTTTGGTTTTTGGCAGTTGATCGCTTTGTGGATCAAATCGAGGGACACCGTGATAACCAATAGGGTCTAATTCTGCCGGTGTATAGCCTTTGCCTTTTTTAGTCATAATATGCAAAAGCTGCGGACCTTTAAGGTTGCGCATATTTTGCAGCGTTGGGATCAGCGCATCGAGGTCATGGCCATCAATGGGACCAATATAGTTAAAGCCAAGCTCTTCAAATAAAGTGCCTGGGGTCATCATCCCTTTGAGGTGCTCTTCTGCACGCCGAGCCAGCTCTTTAAGTGGCGGCGCACCAGCGAGTACCTTTTTGCTGCCTTCACGAAGTGAGGTGTAAAGATCGCCAGAAAGTAATTGCGCAAAGCGGTTATTCATTGCCCCAACATTTTCCGAAATCGACATTTCGTTATCGTTGAGGATCACCAGCATATCAGGCTTGACGTCACCTGCATGGTTCATCGCTTCAAAAGCCATCCCTGCGGTGATCGCGCCATCACCAATGACGGCGGCAATTTTTCGTGGTTTTTCTTGCTGGCGCTGAGTGATGGCAAGGCCTAGTGCAGCGCTGATTGACGTGGATGAGTGACCGACGGAAAGCACGTCATATTCACTTTCTTCACGCCATGGGAATGGGTGTAAGCCATCTTGCTGACGAATGGTCGGCATTTGCTCGCGGCGACCCGTTAAAATCTTGTGTGGATAGGCTTGGTGACCCACATCCCAGATTAACTGATCAAAAGGCGTTTGGTAGACGTAGTGAAGCGCCACCGTTAATTCAACAGTGCCAAGCCCAGAGGCGAGGTGGCCGCTGGATTGGCTCACTGTATTGAGCAAGTATTGGCGCAGCTCTGCGCACAGCTCTGGCAACTGCTCTTTGGGGAGCAGGCGGAGGGCATCCGGCGTATCGGCCAATGCTAGGGTCGGGTAGTGAGAGATATCCAACATACTTCTTTATTTTACGTTCGCGTATGATTCGTTTTAATGATTTCGCTCGATAATATATTGAGCAAACTTTTCTAAAGTATCTGTCTGGTAAGGCAAGGATGCGAGCGCGCTGATTGCATTTTGGTAACAATCTCTCGCTTTTTGTTGCGCGCCTTCAAGACCAAGCAGGGCAGGATAGGTGCTTTTGTTATGTGCAACATCGGAGCCTTGCGGTTTTCCTAGGGTTTGAGTATCGCTGATTAGATCCAAAATGTCGTCTTGAACCTGAAAAGCAAGACCGATATTTCTGGCAAAGATATCCAGTTGTTGCAAAACCGTTGCGTTGTTGCAACCGCCTGCAAGTGCCCCCATGCGTACCGCCGCCATAATCAGTGCGCCTGTCTTATGGCGATGAATGGTTTCAAGTTGCGCTAAATCTGCATGTTGGCCTTCGGCCTGTAAATCCAGAGCTTGGCCAATACACATGCCATTGGCGCCAGATGCTTGCGCGAGGGTGGCGAGCATGGCAACACGATTCGCTTCCCCTTGCTGACTGAGTGGGCCTGTAGCCATCACCTCAAAAGCGAGGGTTTGTAGGGCATCGCCGGCTAAAATCGCATGCGCTTCATCAAATTGAATATGACAAGTGGGTTGACCACGACGCAGCGCATCATCATCCATGGCGGGTAAGTCGTCGTGGATTAATGAGTAGGCATGAATCATCTCAATGGCTGTGGCAGGGGTGTCTAGCGCATCAACAGGCGCATTAAATAAAGCGCCCACTTCATAAACTAAAAATGGACGAACGCGTTTACCACCTAAGGTTGCGCCGTAGCGCATCGCTTGAATTAGTGGATTGTCGCAAAAGACTTGGCGATCGAGCCAACCGTGGATCTGCGCAGTACTTCGAGCTTGATGCTGTTGAAGCTGCTGTTGCCAAGCGTTTGAGCTCATCATTGATTACTCATCTTCATCTTGTTGAAAGGTGCTCAGCGGTGCATCGTCTGATTGCGCCAATAAAATCTCAACGCGTTGCTCGGCATCGGTGAGTTTCTTCTGACCAATATTGACCAGACCCACACCACGTTCAAACTGTTTGAGCGCTTCTTCGAGCGGCAGGTCGCCATTCTCTAACTGTTGAACGATGGTATCGAGCTCGGTCATTGCAGACTCAAAGCTCACATCTTCTGTTTTTTTTGTCGCCATAGTGGTTCCGACTTCAAAGTTCAGTGAAAAGACCGCAGCCCAAGACTCGATAAGGGATCAAAGCTCGGGCAAGATAGTATCTATCGGCGGCTGTATTTTAACGAAAAAACAACCTAAAGATCGACAAAAGATGCCGATATATTAGATGTCAGATAAACTGAGCCGTTTTGTGCTCAACACTATCAATAGGAGCTTTCAGTGGATTTAGCGACGCTGCTCGGCATACTCGGGGCTTTTGCCCTGATTGTGATGTCAATGCTATTGGGGGGGAGCATCACCATGTTCCTCGACCTACCTTCTGCGTTAATCGTTGTCGGGGGAACCTTGGGCATCGTCTTGGCTAAGTTTAGCTTTGGCCAATTTTTCAGCTCCCTTAAGGTGGCAGGTAAAGCCTTTTTCTTTAAGACAGATAATCCTGAAGACCTGATCGCCAAATTGGTTGAAATGGCGGATGCCGCACGTAAAGGTGGTTTTCTCGCGCTTGAAGAGATGGAAGTGCGCAACTCCTTTATGCGTAAGGGCATCGATCTTTTGGTTGATGGTCACGATGCAGAAGTGGTTCGCAGTACGCTACAAAAAGATATCGTCCTGACCAACGAGCGTCATGAAAGCAGTATTGGCTTTTTTACGGCCGCTGGTGATGTGGCGCCTGCGATGGGGATGATCGGGACCTTGATTGGTCTGGTGGCGATGCTGTCTAACATGGATGACCCGAAATCCATCGGTCCTGCAATGGCGGTTGCTTTGTTGACCACGCTTTATGGTTCGGTCATTGCCAACGTTATCGCCTTGCCCATCGCGGATAAACTTGCGATGCGTAAAGATCAGGAGCGATTGAATCGCCGTTTGATTTTAGATGGCGTACTTGCCATTCAAGATGGTCAAAACCCACGTGTGATTGATGGTTATTTGAAAAACTATCTACAAGAGAGCAAGCGCACCGTTAGCGGTGATGAGTCTTAGGAGGCTGCGTGGAAGACGAAAGCCCTAAAAAAGAGAAGGCGGGTGCCCCCGGTTGGATGGCAACCTTTGCTGATCTTGCCACATTGCTAATGTGCTTTTTCGTATTGCTGCTGTCTTTTTCTGAGATGGATGTGCTGAAATTTAAGCAGATTGCGGGCTCAATGAAATACGCCTTTGGTGTGCAAAACATGCTGGATGTAAAGGATATTCCCAAAGGCACCAGTGTGATCGCGCAGGAGTTTCGTCCTGGTCGCCCAGAGCCGACACCCATTGAAGTGATCATGCAGCAAACCATTGATATGACGCAGCAAAGCCTTGACTTCCATGAAGGGGAATCATCAAAAGCTGGCGGCATGCAGCGCGATCAAGGTAAGCAAACAGGCGGTCAAAGCATGCAGCAATCGAGCCGTCAAAATAAAGCGGCCGAAGCGCAAGAAAGGCAAAAGCGTCAGGAGCGTCTTGAGCAAGCACTGCGTCAAGCGTTGCAAAAGCAAATTAAAGAGGGTGCCATTGAGGTTGAAAGTTTGGGGCAGCAATTGGTCATTCGTATTCGTGAGAAAGGATCATTCCCAGCAGGCTCAGCCTTCTTGCAGCCTAAATTCCGACCTTTAGTGCATCAAATCGCTGAGTTGGTGAAAGATGTGCCGGGAGAAATTCGCGTCTCAGGCCATACGGATAATCAGCCGCTGGACTCTGAGTTGTATCGCTCGAATTGGGATCTATCGGCGCAGCGTGCTGTGTCAGTGGCGCAAGAGATGGAAAAAGTACATGGCTTTGAACATCATCGTATGCAAGTGATTGGTATGGCAGATACCAAGCCACGTTTCCCTAATGATACACCGGAGCATCGCGCGATGAATCGTCGTGTGGAGATTGCTATCATGCAGGGTAAACCGCATCTTTCCGATGAGGTGATTTCTGGTGAAGCGCTAGATGTGCAGCACCGACAAGGTCATGAGACTTTGCAATCTAAGCCCTGAGTTTGTTCAGATGATGAACTGCAATAAAAAAGCGATGCTGATGCATCGCTTTTTTTATTCTCTCAATCTGTTATTTCAGCCCGTTACTTGAACCCGTCATTTGAGAATCTGAGGTCACTCGGGTTGCGAACACATCACTGCTTATGAGTGAAACTGCTCACAGGCAAGCAGTGTGTTTTCAATCAGGGTAGCGACTGTCATCGGCCCGACACCGCCAGGTACTGGAGTGATGTAACTGGCGCGAGTTACTGCGGTATCAAAGGCCACATCGCCAGCAAGTTTGCCATTGTCGAGACGGTTGACGCCCACATCGATCACCACGGCACCCTCTTTGACCCATTCGCCAGGAATAAAGAAAGGCTTACCAACTGCAACCACTAAGAGGTCGGCTTGGCGCACATGACTTTCTAAATCTTGGGTAAAACGATGACAAGTGGTGGTGGTGCAACCCGCGAGTAGAAGCTCCATGGTCATTGGACGGCCAACAATATTTGAAGCGCCGACAATCACTGCATGTTTACCACGTAGTGGAATATTGTAGCGCTCCAGCAAGGTCATAATGCCTTTTGGGGTACAAGAGCGCAGTGTCGGAATACGCTGACACAAACGGCCCACATTATATGGATGGAAACCATCGACATCTTTATCTGGGCGAATAAGTTCAAGTACCTTCGTGCTATCAATACCGGCTGGCAGAGGCAATTGCACCAAAATACCATCAACCTTGTCGTCTTGGTTCAAGGTTTCAATCAGTGCTAATAGTTCGCTTTCAGAGGTGGTACCTGGAAGGTCAAATGACTTCGACACAAAGCCCACTTCTTCACAGGCTTTACGTTTACTGCCGACATACACTTCCGAGGCAGGATCGCTGCCCACTAAAATAACCGCTAATCCTGGTGCGCGGCGACCGGATGCGACACGAGCTGCAACACGAGCGGCGACTTCTTCGCGAACGCGCTGAGCAATCAATTTTCCATCAATAATATTTGCAGACATCCCTTGGCTCTCTTGAACATCCCTTGAACAATGTGGTGGAATTGTCTCAGAATCCAAGAAATCTGTCAGTAACTGAACCGATTTTTGATCAAGATTGTTGCTTCTTTACCCAACCAAAAGTGCTCGCTCAAAGAAACAATTGACCCTATGGCGGTGAGCCGTATAATGCCAAGCGTTGTACGGCTTCTACGTACACCATGCGCCCTTAGCTCAGCTGGATAGAGCACGTCCCTTCTAAGGATGTGGTCGCAGGTTCGAATCCTGCAGGGCGTGCCATAATTCTAAGGCGAAGATAACTCAGTTATCTTCGCCTTTTTCATTTCTTGATTCTAACCATCATCTGTCTGCTGTGTCTGCTGTGTCTGCTGATTGTGCGCCTCAGTTTTGAGGGGGCTTAGTCTATTTGGGATTGTCTTTTCGCTGCTGCCTCTGCTTTTGCTTCCGCCATCACCTTTGCGAAATAGGCTTCTATTTGCGCTGAGGTGAGCATTTCAGTCTGATTGTTGAAACAGTAGTTGCTGGGCTTTAGATCAATAAAGTACTGCATCGCCATGTTGGTGTTGTCCATATTTTCGAGTAAACCAAGCGGCACATTGAATTCGTTACTTTTTTTGACGCGATAGTAAAGATGCGTGCCGCAGTGACGACAAAAGCCTCTTTTCGCCCATGGTGAAGAATCAAATTCCTGCACATTTTCCTGCCCTTCGACCACAACAGACTGGCCGCATGGGATAGCGAATAGCGGCCCGCCGCCCCATTGCCGGCACATGCGGCAATGACAGACGCTAAAGTTTTGCTGCGCAGGTGTCGCTGTTATTTTGACTTGGCCACAAAGGCATTGACCTTGTTTGGGTTCACTCATCATTTATCTCCCTATGATTGATTCGCTAAATCGATTGATTGACACAAGAAAAGAAGGCGCGAGGGCTAGTATCTGATCCTGTGTATAACGCTCTTATGGCGTGTTTGTTTGATGAAGTATAAAGCGAAAAATAGACACTGTATATTTAAACAGTTACCTTTGTTTGCGTGAAATACGCGGCAATATAAAAGTGTCAGCTTGAGTAGCCATTTTATCTTATTGTTAATTTTGTTACTGGCATTGACTGGTTCACTTTTGTGCAATAGAAAAAGAGTCAATCGGTTTGATTTTTCTTTGCCATACTAAAGGCAGAGAAGTGAGCTGTGGCTTGCGTTTGCGGTGTATTTGGATTGAATAAAAATGAATTTATTTTTTGTTAATAAGACAAAAAATTTTTGTTTTGATTTTCCCCATCCCTCTCGTAAGGTGCCGCCTCTTTTGGTTGTCCAACCAAACTTTCACCTTGTCTTTTTTTCCATGTTATAGGGTTCGCTATGCGTATTGCTATTTTGTCTCGCAATGAAAATTTGTATTCCACGCGCCGTTTGAAAGAGGCCGGGGAAGCACGCGGTCATCACGTTGATGTGATCGATACGTTGCATTGCTATATGGACATTACCAGTAGTAGTCCAAAGGTTCGCTATAACGGTGAAGAGCTACCACCTTATGATGCGGTGATCCCGCGTATTGGCTCTTCTGTGACCTTTTACGGCACGGCCGTGGTTCGCCAGTTTGAGATGATGGGGACGTTTTGCGTCAATGAATCCGTCGCGATCAGTCGCTCACGCGATAAACTGCGCTCACTGCAGCTGTTGTCTCGTAAAGGGATTGGTTTGCCACGCACCGGTTATGCGTCACGCCCAGATAAAATTCAGGATGTGATTCGTAATGTCGGTGGCGCACCTTTGGTAATCAAACTATTGGAAGGCACACAAGGGATTGGTGTGGTATTGGCCGAAACCAATAAAGCTGCAGAGAGTGTGATTGAAGCCTTTATGGGCATGAATGCCAACATTCTCGTGCAAGAGTTTATTGAAGAAGCTAATGGTGCTGATTTACGTTGCTTTGTTGTGGGTAACAAAGTGATAGCCGCGATGAAACGTCAAGCGGCGGAAGGCGAATTTCGCTCAAACTTACACCGCGGTGGTACTGCCCAGTTGGTGCGTTTGAGCAAAGAGGAGCGCGCGACTGCGATTCAGGCTGCTAAGGCCATGGGGTTGAATCTATGTGGCGTTGATATACTGCAATCCAATCGTGGGCCTGTGGTGATGGAAGTGAACTCATCACCAGGTCTTGAAGGGATTGAAAACGCAACAGGGAAAGATGTCGCGGGTTTGATCTACGAGTTTATTGAAAAGAACGCCAAACCTAATGCGACCCGTACACGAGGACAGGGTTAAATGACCACCCCATTGATCATTGGTGGCGTTGAAGTTGCACCGGGAAGCTCGGTGCAACTGAACATTCCAGTCGCCAAACTTTATACCGATACAGAATTAACCTTACCGGTGCATGTGCGCCGTAGTAAAAAACCAGGCCCTGTGGTGTTTATTAGTGCAGCGGTACATGGGGATGAGCTCAATGGGATTGAGATCATTCGCCGTTTGATTCAGCAGCAGTTGAATGTGATCCGTGGTTCGGTGATTTTGGTTCCGATGGTCAATGTTTACGGTGTGCTCAACCAGTCTCGTTATCTTCCCGATCGCCGAGATTTAAACCGCTCATTTCCAGGCTCTCCTAAGGGCTCTTTGGCTGGGCGTATGGCGCATCAGTTTCTAACTGAAATTGTCAGCCACTGTGACTTTGGTATTGATCTTCATACTGGGGCTATTCACCGCTCCAATTTGCCGCAAATTCGCGCTGATTTGAGCGATGAGCAAACCAAAAAACTCGCTGAATCTTTTGGTGTGCCAGTGCTACTTAACGCTGATTTACGCGATGGTTCATTGCGCGCAGAAGCGGTCAGTAGCGGCACGCGAATTTTGCTCTATGAAGCAGGTGAGGCGCTGCGTTTTGATGAGTTATCGATTCAAACCGGCGTTAAAGGGGTGCTCAATGTGCTCTCTTCATTGGGTGTGGTGCGTAAATCGCGCCGTAAAAACCCAATTTCACCCTTTATTGCCAACCGCAGTCAGTGGCTGCGTGCGCCTGTCAGCGGATTTATTCATGAATACGTTGGCTTGGGGGCAAAAGTGGAAGCGGGCGATGTGTTGGCAGAAATTAATAGCCCTGATGGCAGTTTGCTGGACCAATTGGTTGCGCAGCGCGCTGGCATCATTATTGGTAAACAAAATATACCGCTAACCCAAGAGGGGGAGGCTTTGTTCCATCTGGCTTACTTTGGTGAAGAAGAAGCCGATGAAGTGGTGGAGCATATCGAATTGATGCAGGATGCACTTG encodes the following:
- the pomA gene encoding flagellar motor protein PomA, with the protein product MDLATLLGILGAFALIVMSMLLGGSITMFLDLPSALIVVGGTLGIVLAKFSFGQFFSSLKVAGKAFFFKTDNPEDLIAKLVEMADAARKGGFLALEEMEVRNSFMRKGIDLLVDGHDAEVVRSTLQKDIVLTNERHESSIGFFTAAGDVAPAMGMIGTLIGLVAMLSNMDDPKSIGPAMAVALLTTLYGSVIANVIALPIADKLAMRKDQERLNRRLILDGVLAIQDGQNPRVIDGYLKNYLQESKRTVSGDES
- a CDS encoding flagellar motor protein MotB, which encodes MATFADLATLLMCFFVLLLSFSEMDVLKFKQIAGSMKYAFGVQNMLDVKDIPKGTSVIAQEFRPGRPEPTPIEVIMQQTIDMTQQSLDFHEGESSKAGGMQRDQGKQTGGQSMQQSSRQNKAAEAQERQKRQERLEQALRQALQKQIKEGAIEVESLGQQLVIRIREKGSFPAGSAFLQPKFRPLVHQIAELVKDVPGEIRVSGHTDNQPLDSELYRSNWDLSAQRAVSVAQEMEKVHGFEHHRMQVIGMADTKPRFPNDTPEHRAMNRRVEIAIMQGKPHLSDEVISGEALDVQHRQGHETLQSKP
- the folD gene encoding bifunctional methylenetetrahydrofolate dehydrogenase/methenyltetrahydrofolate cyclohydrolase FolD, which codes for MSANIIDGKLIAQRVREEVAARVAARVASGRRAPGLAVILVGSDPASEVYVGSKRKACEEVGFVSKSFDLPGTTSESELLALIETLNQDDKVDGILVQLPLPAGIDSTKVLELIRPDKDVDGFHPYNVGRLCQRIPTLRSCTPKGIMTLLERYNIPLRGKHAVIVGASNIVGRPMTMELLLAGCTTTTCHRFTQDLESHVRQADLLVVAVGKPFFIPGEWVKEGAVVIDVGVNRLDNGKLAGDVAFDTAVTRASYITPVPGGVGPMTVATLIENTLLACEQFHS
- a CDS encoding GFA family protein produces the protein MSEPKQGQCLCGQVKITATPAQQNFSVCHCRMCRQWGGGPLFAIPCGQSVVVEGQENVQEFDSSPWAKRGFCRHCGTHLYYRVKKSNEFNVPLGLLENMDNTNMAMQYFIDLKPSNYCFNNQTEMLTSAQIEAYFAKVMAEAKAEAAAKRQSQID
- the rimK gene encoding 30S ribosomal protein S6--L-glutamate ligase, which encodes MRIAILSRNENLYSTRRLKEAGEARGHHVDVIDTLHCYMDITSSSPKVRYNGEELPPYDAVIPRIGSSVTFYGTAVVRQFEMMGTFCVNESVAISRSRDKLRSLQLLSRKGIGLPRTGYASRPDKIQDVIRNVGGAPLVIKLLEGTQGIGVVLAETNKAAESVIEAFMGMNANILVQEFIEEANGADLRCFVVGNKVIAAMKRQAAEGEFRSNLHRGGTAQLVRLSKEERATAIQAAKAMGLNLCGVDILQSNRGPVVMEVNSSPGLEGIENATGKDVAGLIYEFIEKNAKPNATRTRGQG
- a CDS encoding succinylglutamate desuccinylase/aspartoacylase family protein, whose translation is MTTPLIIGGVEVAPGSSVQLNIPVAKLYTDTELTLPVHVRRSKKPGPVVFISAAVHGDELNGIEIIRRLIQQQLNVIRGSVILVPMVNVYGVLNQSRYLPDRRDLNRSFPGSPKGSLAGRMAHQFLTEIVSHCDFGIDLHTGAIHRSNLPQIRADLSDEQTKKLAESFGVPVLLNADLRDGSLRAEAVSSGTRILLYEAGEALRFDELSIQTGVKGVLNVLSSLGVVRKSRRKNPISPFIANRSQWLRAPVSGFIHEYVGLGAKVEAGDVLAEINSPDGSLLDQLVAQRAGIIIGKQNIPLTQEGEALFHLAYFGEEEADEVVEHIELMQDALEPMPE